From one Anabas testudineus chromosome 21, fAnaTes1.2, whole genome shotgun sequence genomic stretch:
- the LOC113173630 gene encoding helix-loop-helix protein 2-like, with protein MMLSPEQPEHDLPWGQPGPQTFLDTVDVQSGSMPGELVHGEGKARSAHVPVLSREEKRRRRRATAKYRSAHASRERIRVVAFNVAFAELRKLLPTLPPDKKLSKIEILRLAICYISYLNHVLDL; from the coding sequence ATGATGCTCAGTCCTGAGCAGCCCGAGCACGATCTGCCCTGGGGGCAACCTGGCCCGCAGACCTTTCTGGACACTGTGGATGTGCAGTCTGGGTCCATGCCTGGAGAGCTCGTACATGGAGAGGGCAAGGCGCGCTCCGCGCACGTTCCCGTCCTCagcagggaggagaagaggcgCAGGAGGCGCGCCACGGCGAAGTATCGATCCGCGCACGCCTCCAGGGAGCGGATCCGTGTAGTAGCCTTCAACGTGGCCTTTGCAGAACTGAGAAAACTGCTCCCAACGCTCCCACCAGACAAGAagttgtccaagattgagatACTGCGACTCGCAATTTGTTACATCTCCTACCTCAATCATGTTCTGGATCTTTAG
- the LOC113173328 gene encoding ribosyldihydronicotinamide dehydrogenase [quinone]-like, translating into MAKKVLLVYAHQSSGSFNAAAKDAAVEILTAQGCTVEVSDLYAMKFKATATAEDITGGVKNAEHFSYGEETKLAWEEGRLAADIKEEQRKLTEADLIIFQFPMYWFTVPAIMKGWFDRVLTLGFAYSVEKPYSLEIFKGKKAMLSFTTGAHESMFSANGINGDINVTLWPLQNGVLHCCGFQVLAPQIFWAPSHVSSEARSAMLEAWRTRLQGLLKEEPLVFTPPECFDKEKGFQLKPEVHEKHATKEFGLTVGHHLGKPLPPNSQMKAGV; encoded by the exons ATGG CAAAGAAAGTGCTGTTGGTGTATGCCCACCAAAGCTCTGGCTCATTTAATGCTGCAGCCAAAGATGCTGCTGTTGAGATTTTAACAGCTCAGGGTTGCACGGTGGAAGTATCTGACCTGTATGCTATGAAGTTTAAAGCCACTGCTACTGCTGAAGACATCACTG GTGGAGTTAAAAACGCTGAACACTTTTCTTATGGAGAGGAAACCAAACTAGCATGGGAGGAAGGAAGACTAGCTGCTGACATCAAAGAAGAACAACGTAAACTTACTGAGGCAGACCTAATCATCTTTCAG TTTCCTATGTACTGGTTTACTGTACCTGCAATCATGAAGGGCTGGTTTGACCGGGTGCTCACGCTAGGCTTTGCCTATTCTGTGGAGAAGCCATACAGCCTGGAAATCTTCAAG GGCAAGAAGGCCATGTTGTCCTTCACCACTGGAGCTCATGAGTCTATGTTCAGTGCAAATGGCATCAATGGAGACATCAATGTCACACTGTGGCCGCTGCAG AATGGTGTCCTGCACTGCTGTGGGTTCCAGGTTCTGGCCCCACAGATCTTTTGGGCTCCATCTCATGTTTCCTCTGAGGCTCGCAGTGCCATGCTAGAGGCCTGGCGTACACGACTGCAAGGCCTCCTGAAAGAAGAGCCACTCGTCTTTACTCCCCCAGAGTGCTTTGATAAGGAAAAGGGTTTCCAGCTGAAGCCTGAGGTCCATGAGAAACATGCCACCAAGGAGTTTGGCCTGACTGTAGGGCACCACCTGGGAAAGCCACTACCACCCAACAGCCAGATGAAAGCTGGTGTCTGA